Below is a genomic region from Corallococcus macrosporus.
CCGTGGCCAACGTCCGCTTCCCCTTCACCAAGCTGGGCGGGAGCATGGGCACGGCGGGCAGCGTGTCCCGCCTCTTCGAGCACATGGGCGCCATCCGCCTGGACGCCGAGGGCGTGAACGCCGAGGAGCTGGAGCTGGAGCTCATCGACCACGGCCTGGAGGAGATGGGCGAGACGACCGGCGAGAAGGGCGAGAAGCAACTGCTCCTGCGCTGCAAGTTCGCGGACTTCGGCAAGCTCATGTCCGCGATTGAAGCCAAGGGCATCGCGCCCGTGTCCACGCAGTCCGAGTACATCCCCCTGCCCGGCACCCTCAAGGAGCTGCCCGAGGACCAGGCCACGGAGGTCCTCAAGCTGGTGGACATGCTGGAGCAGGACGACGACGTGCAGCACGTCTTCCACAACCTGGCCTGACGCCCCCCGCGGACTCAGGCCCCCGTAGCCGGGGCCTGCGTCCCGGCGCTCGGCAGGACGCGCTGCATGACCCAGCCCAGCACCAGCACCAGCGCGCAGCCGATGACGTTGAACCAGAGGTAGCCCACGTCCGAGAGGAAGAAGAGGGCAATCACCGTCGCCTGGGAGAGGACGGCCGCCGCGAACACGGCATGACCGCGCACGTGTTTCACGAAGAAGGCCACCAGGAAGATGCCCAGCACCGTGCCGTAGAAGATGGACCCCAGGATGTTGATGGCCTGGATGAGGTTGTCCAGCAGCGAGGCGAAGGTCGCGAACGCCACCGCGACCAGCCCCCAGAACACGGTGAACAGCTTGGACGCCACCAGCACGTGCCGGTCCGAGGCGCCGGGCTTGAACACCCGCCGGTAGAAGTCCACCGTCGTGGTGGTCCCCAGCGCCGTCAGCTCGCTGGAGATGGAGCTCATGGCCGCGGACAGGATGACGGCGATGAGCAACCCGAACAGCCCGCTGGGCAACCAGCGCTTCACGAAGGCGATGAAGATGTAGTCCGAGTCCTTCGTCTCCGCGCCCGGGAGCGCGCGCGCCACCATGGCCTTGGCCTCCTTGCGGACCGCGCTCGCCTGTTTCTGCGCGTCCTGGAGCAGCGCCCGTGAGGCCTCGCCGGCCGCCGCGTCACCGGACTCGACGGCCGCCAGGTAGCGCTCCACCTCCGCGCGCTTGCCGGACTGGACCTGCTCCCACTTCGCTTCCAGCCCGGCGTACTCGGCCGCCTGCGGCGTGCCCTGCACGCGGGTGCGCAGCGCGTCGTTGAAGAGCAGCGGCGGCGTGCTGAACTGGTAGAAGACAAAGACGAGGATCCCGACGAAGAGGATGAAGAACTGCATCGGGATCTTCAGCACGCCGTTGAAGAGCAGCCCCAGCCGGCTCTCGGAGATGGAGCGGCCCGTCAGGTAGCGGCCCACCTGGGACTGGTCCGTGCCGAAGTACGACAGCGACAGGAACAGCCCTCCCGTGATGCCGGACCAGAAGTTGTAACGGTCCTGCATGTCGAAGTCGAAGCTCACCACGTTCATCCGGCCGAACGCGCCCGCGACGTCCACCGCCTTGCCGAACGACACGTGCGCGGGCAGGCGCCAGAGGATGACCGCGGCGGCCACCACCATGCCGCCCATCATCACCACCATCTGCTGCTTCTGCGTCTGGCTCACGGCCCGGGAGCCCCCCGTCACCGTGTAGAGGATGACGAGCGCGCCCATGACGATGACCGTGGGCTCCAGCGGCCAACCGAGGATGGTGGAGAGGATGATGGACGGCGCGTAGATGGTGATGCCCGCCGCCAGGCCGCGCTGGATGAGGAAGAGGAAGGCGCCCAGCAGCCGCGTCTTCAGGTCGAAGCGAGACTCCAGGTATTCGTACGCGGTGATGACGTTCAGCCGGTAGTAGATAGGCACGAAGACGGCGCTGATGATGACCATCGCGATCGGCAGTCCGAAGTAGAACTGCACGAAGCGCATCCCGTCCTCGTAGGCCTGCCCGGGGACGGAGAGGAAGGTGACGGCGCTGGCCTGCGTGGCCATGACGGCCAGGCCAATGGTGGGCCACTTCAGCTCACGGCCTCCCCGCATGTACTCGTCGCTGGTGGCCTGCCCCCGGGACTTCCAGAGGCCCCACACCACGATGAACGCAATCGTCCCGCCCAGGACCAGCCAGTCGAGCCCCGTCACGCGTACGCCCCGGTGAGCGCCCAGAACAGGGCGACGAACAGCACGAAGACGCCCAACACCAGGATGTAGATGTTGCGCCAGGAGCCCAGGAGCGGCGGTGCGTCATCGAGCTCGGGCCGGTGCGCGGGGGCGGCGCCGGCGGGCTCGCGGGGAGTCAGATTGGGAGCGGTGCTCATGGGGAGAGGATGTTGGCCAACAGGCGGTAGGCGCCGGGAACCCCGGCGGGGAGCTGACGGAAGAAGGCGAGGCCCGTGTAGATGAACGTGCCCTTGCCGTGACGCGCGACCAGCAGCGCGCCCTGGAGCGGCGCCTCGCCGGCATCGTTCATGGCGAACACGGGCTGATAGTGGGCGTCCCACGACGACGCGAAGTAGAGGCCCCGCTCCTGGACCCAGCCCGCGAAGTCCGAGGCCGTCAGCGCATTGGGCACGCGCAGCAGCGGTTCATTGGCGCGCAGCGGCGTCATCACCGCCGTCTCATCCGTCACCCGGTCGCGGCCAATCTCCATCGGATGGGGCCCGACGAAGGACGTGAGCGGCCCCACGCGGCTGTTGGTGTTGTACTGCACCACCAGCCGCCCACCGCCCTCCACGTACTGGAGCAGCCGCTCCCGGTGGACGGTCAGGTGCGGGTTGGCGTTGAAGGCGCGCACGCCCACGAGGATGGCGTCGAAGCGCTCCAGCGGCTCGCGGGCCAGCCGCTCCTCGGGAAGCAGCGTCACGTCATAGCCCACCGCGCTCAGGCTCTCCGCGACGCGGTCACCCGGACCGGGGATGTAGCCGATGCGCTTGCCCTTCGTGGCCAGGGAGAACGGCACCACCGTGGCCGTGGAGGGCTGGCGCACCGTCAACGGCGGGATGTGGGGATGGGACACGGAACGGGCACGCCACGACCACGCGCGGCCTGCCACGTCGACCTCCACGGAGAGGACTCCCTGCTGCGTCGCGCCCTGGGGCGGCGTGACCTGGAAGGTGGCGGTGCGCTCGTCTCCGCGCGCCGCGAGCTTGAACTCGACCGAGGCGGGCTCCACGCGCCAGCCGGGCGGCGCCACCATCCGCACCTTGCCCGGCACCTGGTCCATCCCCGCGACCAGCACCACCGGCACGGCACGGGACTCGCCGTTGGGGAACATGAGCACGTCCTGCGCCAGGGTGGCGGTGACGGGCGGGCCGAGCTCGAAGTCACGGTAGAGCTCGCCGCGAACCGGATCCGTCCAGGCGTGGACCACCGGACGCTCCGCGCGGAAGCGCCGGCCCGCGACCTGATACTCGAACGTCACCGATAGCGCGGGAGGACCCTCCGGCTGGCCGGTGAGCGCGCGGTCCTCTCCCTTGAGCGTGTAGAGCCCGCCGGTGATGGGCTCCCGGAGCCAGTAGGGCGTGGAGATGGGCGCCGTCGCCGGCAGCGTCACCGTGCGCGACAGCTTCAGGGGCACGTTCGCGCCGAGCGCCTTCCCCACGGCCTCAGGCTTCTCGCCTGGCAGGGTCAGCCCCACCCACTCGACGGCGGCGGGCGAGCGGTTCAGCGCCACCACGTCCAGCGCCACGGGCAGGCCCGGGATGCCCAGGGGCGCGGCGGCACGCACCTCCAGGAACAGCCCCGCGCAGGCGGCGATGAGCGCCTCCGTCTCACGCAGCTTGGGCGCCTTCCATGGGTGGCTGTCCGGCAGCGCGGTCAGCGCGTCGTGGACGCGGACGAGCGCGGGCAGGGAGCGGTGGGGGGCGCGCGCATCGAACGCCTTCGCCGCGGCGGCCACCGCGCTGGCGACGGCCTCCGAGCCCTTCCAGCGCTTCCAGGAGAACTCGAGCCCCTCGAACACGTCGCGCTTCGGGAGCGTGCCCGCCAGCGGCGTGAAGTACTCCATGGCGGGCCCCCGGTCCGCGGCCTGGCCGAAGCCCTGGCTCTTGTGCTGGCTGCGGCTCTCCGCGGCCACCTCCCCCCACGAACGCCCGAGCAACGCGTCGTAGCCGCCCACCTCCAGCTTCACGTAGCGGGACAGGTCCTCATCGGGCTTGAACGACCACGAGGAGGCGTTCTGCAGCAGGCGGTCCGCCTTCCACGGCTTCACCTCGGACAGCTGCTCGGGGAAGCGCTTCGGATCCGCGGCGGCGATGAAGGCCTCCGCCGCCAGCAGCGCGGAGGCCGTGTGGTGGCCGTGGTTCGGCGGCTGCGTGGTGAAGCGGGTGATGATGACGTCCGGCTGGAAGCGCCGGATGGCGAGCACCACATCCGCCAGCACCGCGTCATGTCCCCAGATGCGCAGCGCCTCTTCCGCGCTCTTCGAGTAACCGAAGTCCCGCGCTCGCGTGAAGTACTGCTCCGCGCCATCCACGCTCCGCGCGGCGAGCAGCTCATGCGTGCGGATGAGCCCGAGCAGGGCGTCCTGCTCGGTGCCGATGAGGTTCTGCCCACCATCCCCGCGCGTGAGGGACAGGTAGCCCGCGCGCAGGCCGCGTTCTCCCACCAGCCACGCGAGCAGGCGCGTGTTCTCGTCGTCCGGGTGGGCCGCGACATAGAGGACGCTGCCCGTCACACCGAGCCGCTTCAGGCCCGCCGCGATCTCACCCGCGTGGGGCTGCCGTGAGGGCCGCGCCATCGCCGTCGACCCGAATCCAAGGCTCATGGCCAGCGTCATTCCAAGGAGCAGGTTCCGCATTCGCACGGACCCTATACCAACCGGTGCGGTCCGCATTCATTCCGGAATGACGCTCGCCGCCATGCACGGACGCAAGGTGCGAGTCCGCACTTCCGGTGGCGTGCCCGCCGCGACCTGTTATCACGACAGGCCGTGACGTCCTCGTTCTCGACCGCGTGGCTGCGCGGAGATGCGTCCGCGCTCTCCTTCCTGTCCAATGACTATCTGCACCGCGAAGCGCGCGCCCGCGCCGTGGCCGCCGCCGCGTCGCGCACGGTGTCGCCCGCGCTGCTGGACGTCCTCGCCGCGCAGAACGCGCGCCTCGCGCCGAGTCCCGCCCGGGAGCGGAACCTCGCGCTGCTCGCGCGGCCCGGCACCGTGGCGGTGGTGACGGGACAACAGATGGGCCTGTTCCTGGGCCCGCTGTACACGCTCTACAAAGCCGCGTCCGCCATCGTCACGGCGCGCGCGCTCCAGGAAGAAACCGGCCGGCCCTGTGTTCCCGTCTTCTGGCTCCAGACGGAGGACCACGACCTTCCGGAGATCGACCACTGTGTCATCCCACGTCCGGGCGGAGGGCCCTGTCGTCTGGCGCTCGAGCTTCCGGATGCGGCCACGTCTCGAGCGCCCATCGCCCACCGCCACCTGGGCCCGAGCGTCCTCACCGCCCTGGCCACCCTCCGCGCCCAACTGGGAGCGGAACCCCACGCGGAGGAGTTCCTCTGCCTGCTGGAGGGGGCCTACCGGCCCGAAGCCACGCTCGCGGGCGCCTTCACCGACGTGCTGTCGTCCCTCTTCGCCGACGAGGGCCTCATCTTCCTCGACCCGAGGGACGCACGGCTGGCACCACTGGCCGCGCCCGTGCATCGCTTCGCCCTCCAGGAAGCGGGACCCCTCTCCGCGGTGCTCGCGGCCCGCGCGGAGGCGCTCACCCGCGCGGGCTACGCGGTGCAGGTCCATGTCCGCCCGGGTTCGCCGCTCAGCTTCTTCTCACCGGATGCGCTCGATGGCCCGCGCTACCGGCTGGACCCGGCGGAGGCGGGCACCTGGAGCCTGGTGGGCCAGCCGGAAGGCAGCGCCATCACCCAGGACGCGCTGCACGCCGCCCTGGAGCGCGAACCCATGCGCTTCACCACGTCCGCGCTGCTGCGTCCCCTCCTCCAGGACACCTGGCTCCCCACGGCGGCGTATGTCGGCGGCCCGGGCGAGCTGGCCTACTTCGCGCAACTGGCACCGCTCTATGCCCACGCGGGCCGGCCGATGCCGCTCGCCATCCCCCGGGCCCGCTTCCGCGTGCTCGATGACCGCGCGCGCCGGTGGCTGGGCAAGGCGGGGCTCCAGCCGGATGAGGTGAACGTGCCGCGCGACACGCTGCTCACGCGGCTGGCCACGCGGAATGCCCCGGAAGCGCTGGAGACGCCCGAGGCCCTGGAGGCCCGCCTCTTCGGCGCGTTCTCCTCCGAGCTGGAGCGCGTCGCCGGACAGGTGTCGGCGGTGGACGCGAACCTCCAGGACGCGCTGCGCCGAACCCGGGGCACCGTGCGGGTCGCGGTGTCCCGGCTGGCGGGCCGCTACCGCCGCGCGCTCGCCCGGCGCGATGCCACGATGGCCGGACAGGTGGACCGCCTGCGCACGTTCCTCTTCCCGCAGGACGCGCCCCAGGAGCGTGTCCTGGGGCTGCCCTACTTCGCCTGCCGCATCGGGATGCGTGCCTTCACGAAGCAGGTGCTGGACGCGTGTGTCCCCTTCTCCGGTGACTCGAAGGACCTGACGCCATGAGCACGACCGGCACCGCCTACGGCATCGACGTCCTCGCCTTTGGCCCCCACCCGGATGACGTGGAGCTGTTCTGCGGCGGGCTGATGGCGAGCATGGCCACCCGCGGCTACCGCACCGGCATCGTCGACCTGACGCGCGGCGAGAAGAGCTCGCGCGGCACACTGCAATCCCGCGCGGAAGAGACGGAAGCCGCCAGCCGCGCGCTGGGGCTGGCCCACCGTGAGAACCTGGAGCTGCCCGACGGATGGCTCAATCCGTGGGCGGGCTTCGACACGCCCGAGCCCGAGCGCGCCCGCACCGCCGCCGTGGCCCGCGTGGTGGAAGTGCTGCGCCGCCTGCGTCCGGAGCTGGTCGTCGTGCCCTGGGAGCAGGAGCGGCACCCGGACCACGAGGCGGCCAGCGCGCTGGTGACGCGCGCCCTTTTCTTCGCGGGCGTGCGCAAGTTCGACGCGGAGCCCCCAGCGGAGCCCTTCACGCCCCGGCAGGTTCTCTACTACCCGCTGCGGCACCTGGCGGAGCCCAGCGTCGTCGTCGACGTCTCCTCCGTCTACGCGCAGAAGCTGGCGGCGGTGCACTGCTACGCCAGCCAGGTGCTGCCCCGCCCGGACGCCCCTCCCACGCTGGTGGGCTCACCGCTGTCGCTGTCCTCGCTGGAAGCCCGGGACCGCTTCTACGGCGCGCGAATTGGCGTCACCCACGGCGAGCCCTACGTCCTGCGCGAGACGCTGGGGCTGGCCGACCCGCTGGACCACTTCCGCAGGAATAGCTTCGCCCGGCCCCTGTTCTTCCCGGCACGCACATGAACGCCCCGCTCAACGTGGCCATCACCTGCTTTCCGACCTTCGGTGGCAGCGGCATGGTCGCCACGGAGATTGGCCTCGCGATGGCGGACCGGGGGCACCGCGTCCACTTCATCGCCCGGGACCTGCCAGTCCGGCTCCAT
It encodes:
- a CDS encoding sodium:solute symporter family transporter, whose translation is MTGLDWLVLGGTIAFIVVWGLWKSRGQATSDEYMRGGRELKWPTIGLAVMATQASAVTFLSVPGQAYEDGMRFVQFYFGLPIAMVIISAVFVPIYYRLNVITAYEYLESRFDLKTRLLGAFLFLIQRGLAAGITIYAPSIILSTILGWPLEPTVIVMGALVILYTVTGGSRAVSQTQKQQMVVMMGGMVVAAAVILWRLPAHVSFGKAVDVAGAFGRMNVVSFDFDMQDRYNFWSGITGGLFLSLSYFGTDQSQVGRYLTGRSISESRLGLLFNGVLKIPMQFFILFVGILVFVFYQFSTPPLLFNDALRTRVQGTPQAAEYAGLEAKWEQVQSGKRAEVERYLAAVESGDAAAGEASRALLQDAQKQASAVRKEAKAMVARALPGAETKDSDYIFIAFVKRWLPSGLFGLLIAVILSAAMSSISSELTALGTTTTVDFYRRVFKPGASDRHVLVASKLFTVFWGLVAVAFATFASLLDNLIQAINILGSIFYGTVLGIFLVAFFVKHVRGHAVFAAAVLSQATVIALFFLSDVGYLWFNVIGCALVLVLGWVMQRVLPSAGTQAPATGA
- the bshB1 gene encoding bacillithiol biosynthesis deacetylase BshB1 → MSTTGTAYGIDVLAFGPHPDDVELFCGGLMASMATRGYRTGIVDLTRGEKSSRGTLQSRAEETEAASRALGLAHRENLELPDGWLNPWAGFDTPEPERARTAAVARVVEVLRRLRPELVVVPWEQERHPDHEAASALVTRALFFAGVRKFDAEPPAEPFTPRQVLYYPLRHLAEPSVVVDVSSVYAQKLAAVHCYASQVLPRPDAPPTLVGSPLSLSSLEARDRFYGARIGVTHGEPYVLRETLGLADPLDHFRRNSFARPLFFPART
- a CDS encoding PIG-L family deacetylase, with translation MRNLLLGMTLAMSLGFGSTAMARPSRQPHAGEIAAGLKRLGVTGSVLYVAAHPDDENTRLLAWLVGERGLRAGYLSLTRGDGGQNLIGTEQDALLGLIRTHELLAARSVDGAEQYFTRARDFGYSKSAEEALRIWGHDAVLADVVLAIRRFQPDVIITRFTTQPPNHGHHTASALLAAEAFIAAADPKRFPEQLSEVKPWKADRLLQNASSWSFKPDEDLSRYVKLEVGGYDALLGRSWGEVAAESRSQHKSQGFGQAADRGPAMEYFTPLAGTLPKRDVFEGLEFSWKRWKGSEAVASAVAAAAKAFDARAPHRSLPALVRVHDALTALPDSHPWKAPKLRETEALIAACAGLFLEVRAAAPLGIPGLPVALDVVALNRSPAAVEWVGLTLPGEKPEAVGKALGANVPLKLSRTVTLPATAPISTPYWLREPITGGLYTLKGEDRALTGQPEGPPALSVTFEYQVAGRRFRAERPVVHAWTDPVRGELYRDFELGPPVTATLAQDVLMFPNGESRAVPVVLVAGMDQVPGKVRMVAPPGWRVEPASVEFKLAARGDERTATFQVTPPQGATQQGVLSVEVDVAGRAWSWRARSVSHPHIPPLTVRQPSTATVVPFSLATKGKRIGYIPGPGDRVAESLSAVGYDVTLLPEERLAREPLERFDAILVGVRAFNANPHLTVHRERLLQYVEGGGRLVVQYNTNSRVGPLTSFVGPHPMEIGRDRVTDETAVMTPLRANEPLLRVPNALTASDFAGWVQERGLYFASSWDAHYQPVFAMNDAGEAPLQGALLVARHGKGTFIYTGLAFFRQLPAGVPGAYRLLANILSP
- a CDS encoding YebC/PmpR family DNA-binding transcriptional regulator, whose product is MGRIFETRKATMFARWNKMAKVFTRITKDIVIAVKAGGPTIESNPALRRAVQNARAANMPKTNVDAAIKRASGQDQADYQILLYEGYAPHGVGILVEAATDNVTRTVANVRFPFTKLGGSMGTAGSVSRLFEHMGAIRLDAEGVNAEELELELIDHGLEEMGETTGEKGEKQLLLRCKFADFGKLMSAIEAKGIAPVSTQSEYIPLPGTLKELPEDQATEVLKLVDMLEQDDDVQHVFHNLA
- the bshC gene encoding bacillithiol biosynthesis cysteine-adding enzyme BshC, producing MTSSFSTAWLRGDASALSFLSNDYLHREARARAVAAAASRTVSPALLDVLAAQNARLAPSPARERNLALLARPGTVAVVTGQQMGLFLGPLYTLYKAASAIVTARALQEETGRPCVPVFWLQTEDHDLPEIDHCVIPRPGGGPCRLALELPDAATSRAPIAHRHLGPSVLTALATLRAQLGAEPHAEEFLCLLEGAYRPEATLAGAFTDVLSSLFADEGLIFLDPRDARLAPLAAPVHRFALQEAGPLSAVLAARAEALTRAGYAVQVHVRPGSPLSFFSPDALDGPRYRLDPAEAGTWSLVGQPEGSAITQDALHAALEREPMRFTTSALLRPLLQDTWLPTAAYVGGPGELAYFAQLAPLYAHAGRPMPLAIPRARFRVLDDRARRWLGKAGLQPDEVNVPRDTLLTRLATRNAPEALETPEALEARLFGAFSSELERVAGQVSAVDANLQDALRRTRGTVRVAVSRLAGRYRRALARRDATMAGQVDRLRTFLFPQDAPQERVLGLPYFACRIGMRAFTKQVLDACVPFSGDSKDLTP